The DNA window GGGATCTCTATCTTTTCCTGATCAAAGACCTCTTTCACCCGATCCGTGATATACGAGATGGTATCCATCCGCTTGCGGGGGTCCCGGATCCATACCCGGGCCTCCAGGTCTACGGATGACTCCCCGAAGTTCTTGACCACCACCTTGGGCCCGGGATCCTTCATGACCCACTCCAGTTCCAGACTTACCTGAATAATCAGGTCTTTCGCCTTCCTGGTATCCGCTTCATAGGAGATCCCGATCGGAATCCTGACCCTTATCTCTTCGGAAATAGCCGTATAATTGACAATATCCCGGTTCATAAGGATGTTGTTGGGAATGATGACCACGATGTTGTCCGTGGTCTTGATCTTGGTGGCCCGAAGCCCGATATCCACCACATCGCCCCAGGAGGCGGAGTTTTTGGGGGCGGACCAGAGCTCGATGCGGTCCCCCACCTTGAGGGGCCGATCGATGATCAGGAGGATGCCGGAGATGAGATTGGAGAGGGTGTCTTTGGCGGCGAACCCGATGGCGATGCCGGCCACGCCCGCGCCGGCGACAAAGGGCATCACATTCAGGCCGAGCCGGTCCATCGCCATGATGGCGCCGGCCACATATATGGCGATCCCGGAGAATTTCTTTGTCAGATCCACTATGACATCGTCCATATGGGTGTCTGTTCTTGCGGCCAGGTTTCGTTCCAGATAGGGGATGAGGCTGTTGACAATGCTGCAGGCAATGGACGACAGCAGCATGATCATGAATGCCCCGAAGATTCGGTTCAAGAGATCGGATTGGATCAGGTTGATAAGGGCCATCCCCACAAACAGGTAGACCGCGTAATGGCCGGCCCGCCGAAGCAGGTGGAAAAAGCGGTCGCTGGTGCTGAAAAAGGGACGGTCCTTAAATCGGTCTTCTACGCGCCTGATGATCAGACTGATCAGCCACCAGACCACAGCACCGGCGATGAATATGCCCACAATATGCAGCGCACCGGTCAGGAATCGTTCCGGGTCGGCCATGAATTGGTCATAGGTTTCCTCAAAGGGGATAGCCATGATTCACCAGGGGGTATGCGACAGGGTCCTGCCGGTACAGGTCGATGCCAGGGTTAATTCCTTTACCGTTCCACCAGCAGGTACCGGTCTGGTTTCAGGCGGGCGAAGATCGTAGCCCCGGGGCAGGGCGCAACGAATTTTTTCTCAAACCGGCTCCCCAATACCTGGAAGAGTTCCACGCAGCAGGAACAGAGAAGGGCGCTCCGGTCAATGGAATAGGGAATTTTCCGGCCGTCTTCCCGGACGAAGAAGCGGGGATGAATAAAGTTGGCATGATTGGCCGTATGGGATCGATACAGGATATCGTAATCCTGGATATCCGAACCGAGCCTCCTGGCCCACCTCAGATAAATCCGTTTCTCGGTCTCCTCCACATGCTTCCAGTCTTCGGGCAGCCGCTCTTTGAGCTGAGAGTCCTCGTAAAGTATTCTTTTATCCTCTGCAGAAGCCAACCTTGGCGGTCTGAAATCTGATTCCGTAATGACGGCAGCCCGCAGGTCCCGATGATTTTCCAGTTCAAAGGAGCTGACCACCAGGTAGAGGCCGTTTTTGTCCGAGGTCCTGTACCAGCTTCCCTGTCTGCCGCAGGTATCGTTCCAGACTTCAGGGGGAACAATGGAGATCTTGTTGATGATATCGAGGGGGGTGCAGACAATCCCCTTGGCCGTCTTGACCTTGATTTGTCGGGAGGCCAGTTCATCTCTCAAGGCCTCTGATTCCTCTTCCGTCATCCAGTAGATATATTTTTGATATGGTCCCCGTTCCATGGACCCTTCACCTCCCT is part of the Deltaproteobacteria bacterium genome and encodes:
- a CDS encoding mechanosensitive ion channel family protein; amino-acid sequence: MAIPFEETYDQFMADPERFLTGALHIVGIFIAGAVVWWLISLIIRRVEDRFKDRPFFSTSDRFFHLLRRAGHYAVYLFVGMALINLIQSDLLNRIFGAFMIMLLSSIACSIVNSLIPYLERNLAARTDTHMDDVIVDLTKKFSGIAIYVAGAIMAMDRLGLNVMPFVAGAGVAGIAIGFAAKDTLSNLISGILLIIDRPLKVGDRIELWSAPKNSASWGDVVDIGLRATKIKTTDNIVVIIPNNILMNRDIVNYTAISEEIRVRIPIGISYEADTRKAKDLIIQVSLELEWVMKDPGPKVVVKNFGESSVDLEARVWIRDPRKRMDTISYITDRVKEVFDQEKIEIPYPKRDITIRREIAFTPVSSPEKV